Proteins found in one Thermodesulfobium sp. 4217-1 genomic segment:
- the amrA gene encoding AmmeMemoRadiSam system protein A: MHPYVQLAKQTVELWVKEHKKPDEGYKDTALFSKKSACFCTIYKKGELRGCIGTILPFYDSLYQEIIENAISASTRDPRFDPVTIDELDLLEYKLDVLSDIVPVLDLKKLDPKINGIIVRQGTRQGLLLPDLEGVDSVYEQIKISKMKAGIFNSMPCDYFTFTVERFS; this comes from the coding sequence ATGCATCCCTATGTTCAGCTTGCCAAGCAGACTGTGGAGCTTTGGGTGAAGGAGCATAAAAAACCTGATGAAGGCTACAAAGATACAGCTCTTTTTAGCAAAAAGAGTGCCTGTTTTTGTACGATTTATAAAAAGGGAGAGCTGAGAGGCTGTATTGGAACCATTTTACCCTTTTATGATTCTTTGTATCAGGAAATAATTGAAAATGCAATAAGCGCTTCCACAAGGGACCCAAGGTTTGATCCGGTTACTATTGATGAATTGGACTTGTTAGAATATAAGTTGGATGTTTTATCTGATATTGTGCCGGTGTTGGATTTGAAAAAATTGGATCCGAAAATAAATGGAATTATTGTAAGACAGGGAACAAGGCAGGGCTTGTTGCTTCCTGATTTAGAAGGAGTAGATAGTGTATATGAGCAAATAAAAATTTCAAAGATGAAAGCGGGTATATTTAACTCTATGCCTTGTGATTATTTTACCTTTACAGTTGAAAGATTTTCTTAA
- a CDS encoding ATP-dependent DNA helicase produces MEKNKIISIDSLFELIEKKSSLEKRLGQRRMSKLIAETMEDRKISLVEAPTGIGKTYSSLIPSIADIFINDSKVLYLTAKIVLQDQLIKKDLPNLNKLTEVDFKYGVIKGRSNYFCWLRFDEALRTQGLIYRDELNLIRDWARNSHDGDLSEYDDFLSYEIKDIIKVDYEDCPGRRCPYLISGSCHYFRLVNSLNDLDILVSNYHTFFFNLINGSFPFNYDHILMDEAHHLPSILSSAYTRQLSKNSLNYFLPRGIAMKIADREPDILSPVVNDLKSLENYINELKLSYETFFNLLQEHCLDPKINKNLRLITFHKPLPFLEKIGNEILDTSRKALSEFVEWEKFLEKIGSKGLADTKLKFYKRKIESCALSISDFLNLNDYPNISYSFSNEKSCLSIEPVYVKGILNNILELQAPKSMVLYSATLTPDKKNFNYFENELDFKADNKIVIKSVFDYKKQAKIIVPQNFDIDPKSPLFSSQVADAVECILEDFGGHALVLFTSQKNLNETKKLITSKKRKFKYLFQGEKSNIQLIDEFSNDSSSVLFGMSSFWEGIDVPGPSLSLLIIDRIPFPNPSDPVMVMREKNEGKEVFTKSYLPNAKLSLRQGFGRLIRSKNDVGAFVILDFRILKWDFLELFKPCDILYNWDPEFVKKFIWGGK; encoded by the coding sequence ATGGAAAAAAATAAAATAATTTCGATTGATTCTTTGTTTGAGTTAATAGAAAAAAAATCCTCTCTTGAAAAAAGATTGGGCCAGAGAAGGATGTCGAAATTAATTGCTGAAACTATGGAAGATCGTAAGATATCACTTGTTGAGGCACCAACAGGAATTGGCAAAACATATTCGAGTCTAATTCCTTCCATAGCAGATATCTTTATTAATGACTCAAAAGTTCTATATTTAACTGCAAAAATCGTTTTGCAAGATCAATTGATAAAAAAAGATTTGCCAAATTTAAACAAGCTTACTGAAGTCGATTTTAAATATGGAGTAATTAAGGGCAGATCGAACTATTTTTGTTGGCTACGTTTTGATGAGGCATTAAGAACTCAGGGCCTAATATATCGAGATGAGCTAAATTTAATTCGAGATTGGGCAAGGAATTCACATGACGGTGACTTAAGTGAATATGATGACTTTCTAAGTTATGAAATAAAAGATATAATAAAAGTGGATTATGAGGATTGCCCTGGTAGAAGATGTCCATATTTGATTAGCGGTTCCTGCCACTATTTTAGACTTGTTAACAGCTTGAATGATTTAGATATATTAGTTTCAAATTATCATACCTTTTTCTTTAACTTGATAAACGGTTCTTTTCCTTTTAACTATGATCATATACTCATGGATGAGGCTCATCACCTGCCTTCAATATTATCTTCAGCTTACACAAGACAACTTTCAAAAAATTCTTTAAATTATTTCTTGCCGCGCGGGATAGCCATGAAAATAGCAGATAGGGAACCAGATATTTTGTCGCCAGTTGTGAACGATTTAAAGTCATTAGAAAACTACATTAATGAATTAAAATTATCTTATGAGACCTTTTTCAACCTACTTCAAGAACACTGCCTCGATCCTAAAATTAATAAGAATTTAAGACTTATAACTTTTCATAAACCATTACCTTTTTTGGAAAAAATTGGCAATGAAATATTGGACACATCAAGAAAGGCCTTAAGTGAGTTCGTAGAATGGGAGAAGTTTTTAGAAAAAATCGGTTCTAAGGGTTTAGCTGATACAAAATTGAAGTTCTATAAGAGAAAAATCGAATCTTGTGCCCTGTCTATTTCAGATTTTTTAAACCTAAATGACTATCCAAATATTTCATATTCATTTTCTAATGAAAAAAGCTGCCTATCAATTGAGCCTGTTTATGTAAAAGGAATTCTCAATAACATTCTTGAATTGCAAGCTCCAAAATCTATGGTCTTGTATTCGGCAACCCTTACGCCTGACAAGAAAAATTTTAATTACTTTGAAAACGAGCTTGATTTCAAAGCTGACAATAAGATTGTAATTAAAAGCGTCTTTGACTATAAAAAACAGGCAAAGATAATTGTTCCGCAAAATTTTGACATAGATCCAAAGTCTCCTTTGTTTTCATCCCAGGTGGCAGATGCTGTTGAGTGTATTCTTGAAGATTTTGGAGGCCATGCTCTTGTTCTTTTTACGTCACAAAAGAACTTGAACGAAACGAAAAAATTAATAACTTCGAAAAAGAGAAAATTTAAATATCTATTTCAAGGTGAAAAATCAAATATTCAGTTAATAGATGAATTTTCGAACGATAGCTCATCGGTACTTTTTGGGATGAGCAGTTTTTGGGAAGGTATTGATGTTCCTGGTCCATCTCTATCTCTTTTGATCATCGATAGAATTCCCTTTCCAAATCCAAGTGATCCCGTAATGGTTATGCGAGAAAAAAATGAAGGGAAGGAAGTTTTTACTAAAAGTTATTTGCCAAACGCAAAGCTATCTCTAAGGCAAGGGTTTGGAAGACTTATTAGAAGTAAGAATGACGTTGGAGCTTTTGTGATCTTAGATTTTAGAATCTTAAAGTGGGATTTTTTGGAACTTTTTAAGCCTTGTGATATCCTATATAATTGGGATCCAGAGTTTGTTAAAAAATTTATCTGGGGAGGTAAATAA